One Aspergillus oryzae RIB40 DNA, chromosome 2 genomic window carries:
- a CDS encoding putative ARID/BRIGHT domain protein (SWI1) (DNA-binding proteins Bright/BRCAA1/RBP1 and related proteins containing BRIGHT domain), translating into MNAWLADASNLPNHDNGAFHQATIDPSTAFLHASPTPDPNQFQRMFNGVPRNASPGFHNPNQVIPSKRPRPEDGISMSPRQAPGGLAASRSQTPHQVPFPGYQGPTNGATQFAPHPAQYQHLQQGTSPNVSQSPIIQDFDQHGVQRMGTASPSPFSPAGPHVGPHMSPSQPDHPSRVNTPQNSSFIPGQPFPQGMGGQFSPATAMTSAGVQAPMQAHFSGMPQGYQAMAAQQQQQQQRIHALQMQNQGRPINMNPALAGRPVAAGMNAMANPQQMAAIRQMQQTMSKPPNPEGFMRSLQKFMMSRNLPLDPNPIVCGRPINLVQLYATVMKLGGSKKINAANMWPVIAQQLQYPPMQFPMAVQEIREHYQRNLAAYEQAFLSTQQKQYADQMQQSSLPRQPSDPSGMQFQSPSVKPSPSFDASQQLGQPSPSNAPAPNNMSNSVPNGFAPPTPVKAPNKQQQQQQQQQQQQQQQQHRLSVSRQSQPPATPHDSTGQLSGQSPAPSAKGPGSVSGKVSEQFDQTPDQPLKHPIEDPFKPMVLPESKLHGPVAVDEIYQLSEEIARFKPNVPAFSELGVIDIHALTMSIKSGIHAEMRLALDTLATISCEPAIQISLDNCEDLVDSLVECAEDQAEFLAEHAAEVSDVMLLPSYEEVTRGCQSEWTSLADIPEFGSLDYDLDRAVDRLICITTILRNFSFTESNFGVLSTPPVVQFISTIVRYLGTRNMLLRNNQNTLDFMKDTVIYLSNLAHTIQLPSKEEALSLLHFLLSFAPFPGPSQGADGVMFTAYSASVHKYTPAAVDSLAKLLARDEPNRTFFKAIFSGDGSGIQHELLTRAFGLAICPVPDQPRKPLAIADARKVFLMQGLLAADILSGFADGNLAKSWLESVDGFAIHLLRLSCLLSTERVPPTNNNPRQSHAARGQAEAEAAAYSSIINRGLAILRRLAEKSKHADSNSALRFPSGIIPKKESLLGALLMHNVDPGVVRQLITYARLAE; encoded by the coding sequence ATGAATGCCTGGCTAGCCGACGCCTCGAACCTCCCTAACCATGATAATGGTGCCTTTCACCAGGCGACTATAGATCCTTCCACCGCATTCCTCCATGCATCTCCTACTCCCGACCCTAACCAATTCCAGCGCATGTTCAATGGCGTGCCGCGAAATGCGTCTCCTGGTTTCCACAATCCTAACCAGGTGATCCCGTCCAAGCGCCCACGTCCCGAAGATGGCATCTCAATGTCCCCCCGGCAAGCACCAGGTGGACTAGCTGCCTCGCGATCGCAGACGCCTCACCAGGTGCCTTTCCCTGGGTACCAAGGACCGACAAATGGCGCTACACAATTCGCCCCGCATCCTGCTCAGTaccaacatcttcaacaaGGGACTTCGCCAAATGTCAGTCAGTCACCGATTATCCAGGACTTCGACCAACATGGTGTGCAAAGAATGGGAACAGCGTCCCCCAGTCCATTCTCTCCCGCTGGTCCTCATGTTGGGCCCCACATGTCGCCGTCGCAGCCGGATCATCCGAGTAGAGTCAACACCCCGCAAAATAGCTCGTTCATTCCTGGTCAACCATTCCCCCAGGGTATGGGAGGGCAGTTTTCGCCTGCAACCGCGATGACTTCCGCCGGTGTGCAAGCACCGATGCAAGCGCATTTCAGTGGCATGCCACAGGGATACCAGGCGATGGCTgcccaacaacagcagcagcaacagcgaATACACGCTCTTCAAATGCAGAACCAAGGCCGTCCGATAAATATGAACCCCGCTCTGGCAGGGCGTCCCGTCGCGGCTGGTATGAACGCCATGGCCAACCCTCAACAAATGGCGGCCATCAGACAGATGCAGCAGACGATGTCGAAACCTCCCAACCCGGAAGGTTTTATGAGGTCGTTGCAGAAATTTATGATGTCGCGAAACCTACCTCTGGATCCGAATCCCATTGTCTGTGGGCGCCCGATCAATTTGGTGCAATTATACGCTACCGTTATGAAGCTGGGTGGGTCAAAGAAGATCAACGCTGCGAACATGTGGCCGGTAATAGCTCAACAGCTTCAATATCCCCCGATGCAGTTTCCGATGGCCGTACAAGAGATTCGGGAGCACTACCAGCGAAACCTTGCTGCTTATGAGCAAGCTTTCCTTAGCACACAGCAGAAACAGTACGCGGATCAGATGCAGCAAAGTTCGCTACCGCGACAACCTAGTGACCCCTCAGGCATGCAGTTTCAGTCACCATCTGTGAAGCCAAGTCCAAGTTTTGACGCTTCACAGCAACTTGGACAGCCTTCTCCTAGTAATGCACCAGCACCAAACAATATGTCTAACAGCGTGCCTAATGGGTTTGCTCCTCCTACACCAGTGAAGGCGCCAAAtaagcaacagcagcagcagcagcagcagcagcaacaacaacaacaacaacagcataGGCTCAGCGTCTCTCGCCAATCTCAACCGCCTGCAACGCCCCACGACTCTACTGGGCAACTATCCGGCCAGTCTCCCGCACCATCTGCCAAAGGTCCAGGTTCAGTGTCCGGAAAGGTGTCCGAGCAGTTTGATCAGACTCCGGACCAGCCTCTGAAGCATCCGATCGAGGACCCTTTCAAGCCTATGGTCTTGCCAGAAAGTAAACTCCATGGCCCAGTCGCGGTGGATGAAATTTATCAGCTGAGTGAAGAAATCGCGAGATTCAAGCCTAACGTTCCCGCCTTCTCCGAACTTGGTGTAATTGATATACACGCACTCACGATGAGTATCAAGTCAGGGATTCACGCGGAGATGCGTCTGGCTTTAGATACCCTTGCAACGATATCCTGTGAACCGGCAATTCAAATCTCACTGGACAATTGCGAGGATTTGGTTGACAGCTTGGTTGAGTGTGCAGAAGACCAAGCTGAATTCCTTGCTGAGCATGCTGCTGAGGTGTCAGATGTCATGCTTCTTCCATCGTATGAAGAGGTTACTCGGGGTTGTCAGTCAGAGTGGACATCCTTGGCCGATATTCCCGAATTTGGAAGTCTTGATTATGATCTAGATCGAGCTGTTGATAGACTCATCTGTATCACAACGATATTGCGCAACTTTTCATTTACCGAGTCGAACTTTGGGGTACTTTCAACGCCACCGGTCGTGCAATTCATCTCCACTATCGTCCGCTATTTGGGAACTCGGAACATGCTTTTACGAAATAATCAGAATACCCTGGATTTCATGAAGGACACAGTCATATATCTGAGTAACCTGGCCCACACCATTCAATTGCCgagcaaagaagaagctctctctctcctacATTTTCTCCTGTCATTTGCCCCATTCCCTGGACCGAGTCAGGGAGCGGATGGCGTCATGTTCACCGCCTACAGTGCTTCCGTCCATAAGTATACACCGGCTGCGGTGGACAGCTTAGCCAAGCTGTTGGCGCGCGATGAACCCAATAGGACGTTTTTCAAGGCAATCTTCTCCGGGGACGGGAGTGGCATTCAACACGAACTGCTTACCCGTGCCTTTGGCCTCGCTATCTGCCCCGTTCCCGACCAGCCTCGGAAGCCGTTAGCCATAGCAGATGCTCGCAAAGTTTTCCTCATGCAGGGCTTGTTAGCCGCCGACATCCTTTCCGGGTTTGCAGACGGTAACCTTGCCAAATCATGGCTTGAATCGGTTGATGGATTTgccattcatcttcttcgactttcCTGCCTCTTGAGTACCGAACGTGTTCCCCCCACCAACAATAATCCCCGTCAATCACATGCTGCCAGAGGACAGGCTGAAGCGGAAGCTGCCGCCTATAGTTCCATCATTAACCGAGGGTTGGCTATTCTCAGGAGACTGGCTGAAAAGTCTAAACATGCCGACTCGAACTCGGCGTTACGGTTCCCGTCTGGGATAAtcccaaagaaagagagcttACTCGGGGCGTTGCTCATGCACAATGTGGATCCTGGCGTCGTGCGGCAATTGATAACGTATGCGCGACTGGCAGAATGA